A region of Nerophis ophidion isolate RoL-2023_Sa linkage group LG28, RoL_Noph_v1.0, whole genome shotgun sequence DNA encodes the following proteins:
- the LOC133545602 gene encoding calcium-activated potassium channel subunit beta-2-like isoform X2 gives MFFVAGARNTASGVGDERRSIYKKFREVDLLDKKKTVTALKPGEDRAIFLGLGMILSSVMMYFVLGITILRSYAESVWTEEGVCVVLNSTVTADVNCSYNCGSDCWRVSKYPCLQVYVNVNNTGRVSRLSHNEETQDASSECFYVPRCQKDSAQMHAMIVNISERLKANQQVPCYYDPSEQQETVLLTRLYDHSVVFHSLMWPSCMFVGGVLIIVMVKLTQYLSRLCEEIVKIKR, from the exons ATGTTCTTCGTGGCCGGGGCCCGGAACACAGCGTCAGGCGTCGGGGATGAAAGGCG ATCAATTTATAAGAAATTCCGCGAGGTAGACTTACTGGACAAAAAGAAGACAGTGACGGCTCTCAAACCCGGCGAAGATCGAGCTATTTTCCTGGGTCTTGGAATGATCCTGTCCTCTGTTATGATGTACTTTGTGCTTGGGATCACAATATTACGTTCGTACGCAGAAAG CGTGTGGACAGAggaaggtgtgtgtgttgtgctcaACTCCACGGTCACAGCAGACGTGAACTGTTCCTACAACTGTGGCTCGGACTGCTGGAGGGTCTCCAAATACCCCTGTTTGCAAGTCTACGTGAACGTCAATAACACGGGCCGCGTCAGTCGATTGTCTCACAATGAGGAGACGCAGGACGCCAGCTCCGAA TGTTTCTATGTTCCCAGGTGCCAGAAGGACAGCGCTCAAATGCACGCCATGATCGTGAACATCTCCGAGCGCCTGAAGGCCAACCAGCAGGTCCCGTGCTACTACGACCCCAGCGAGCAGCAGGAGACGGTTCTCCTGACTCGGCTCTACGATCACAGCGTCGTCTTCCACTCGCTGATGTGGCCCTCGTGTATGTTTGTGGGAGGGGTCCTCATAATCGTCATGGTCAAGCTCACACAGTACCTCTCCAGGCTGTGCGAAGAAATCGTCAAGATCAAGAGATGA
- the LOC133545602 gene encoding calcium-activated potassium channel subunit beta-2-like isoform X1, whose amino-acid sequence MHQRSFQHSLRSTSASKGGRGSSRNMFFVAGARNTASGVGDERRSIYKKFREVDLLDKKKTVTALKPGEDRAIFLGLGMILSSVMMYFVLGITILRSYAESVWTEEGVCVVLNSTVTADVNCSYNCGSDCWRVSKYPCLQVYVNVNNTGRVSRLSHNEETQDASSECFYVPRCQKDSAQMHAMIVNISERLKANQQVPCYYDPSEQQETVLLTRLYDHSVVFHSLMWPSCMFVGGVLIIVMVKLTQYLSRLCEEIVKIKR is encoded by the exons ATGCATCAAAG GTCTTTTCAGCATTCTCTGCGGTCCACTTCAGCGAGTAAAGGAGGACGGGGGTCGTCAAGAAACATGTTCTTCGTGGCCGGGGCCCGGAACACAGCGTCAGGCGTCGGGGATGAAAGGCG ATCAATTTATAAGAAATTCCGCGAGGTAGACTTACTGGACAAAAAGAAGACAGTGACGGCTCTCAAACCCGGCGAAGATCGAGCTATTTTCCTGGGTCTTGGAATGATCCTGTCCTCTGTTATGATGTACTTTGTGCTTGGGATCACAATATTACGTTCGTACGCAGAAAG CGTGTGGACAGAggaaggtgtgtgtgttgtgctcaACTCCACGGTCACAGCAGACGTGAACTGTTCCTACAACTGTGGCTCGGACTGCTGGAGGGTCTCCAAATACCCCTGTTTGCAAGTCTACGTGAACGTCAATAACACGGGCCGCGTCAGTCGATTGTCTCACAATGAGGAGACGCAGGACGCCAGCTCCGAA TGTTTCTATGTTCCCAGGTGCCAGAAGGACAGCGCTCAAATGCACGCCATGATCGTGAACATCTCCGAGCGCCTGAAGGCCAACCAGCAGGTCCCGTGCTACTACGACCCCAGCGAGCAGCAGGAGACGGTTCTCCTGACTCGGCTCTACGATCACAGCGTCGTCTTCCACTCGCTGATGTGGCCCTCGTGTATGTTTGTGGGAGGGGTCCTCATAATCGTCATGGTCAAGCTCACACAGTACCTCTCCAGGCTGTGCGAAGAAATCGTCAAGATCAAGAGATGA